Genomic DNA from Jonesia denitrificans DSM 20603:
GTCTGCAACCACTCGGAACCGCACATCATCATCGTTGTTTTCACCATAGGTGCGCCCTGACAGCTTCTCTGCTGCCTCAATAACCGGGTACACCTCATCAATTTCGTACATGTTGTTGACGCCCTGCTTGAGGAGAGCAACTCGCTCAAGCCCCATACCGGTGTCAATGTTGTGCTGGCGTAGCGGACCGACAATGTCGAAGCTCTCCTTGGAGGTCACATTCTCCAACGAGTACTGCATAAACACGAGGTTCCAGATTTCCAGATACCTGTCTTCATCAACGACAGGACCACCTTCGGCGCCATACTGTGGACCACGGTCAACGTAAATCTCCGAGCACGGCCCACCAGGGCCCGGTTGACCGGTGTGCCAGAAGTTATCTTTCTTCCCGCGGCGTTGGATTCGTTCCTCGGGTAGCCCAGCAACGTCACGCCACAGCGACGCTGCCTCGTCATCGTCGTGGTAGACAGTCACCCAGATCAATTCGGGGTCAAAACCCAGGCACCCGGATTCTTCAGACCCCGTGATGAACTCCCACGCGAAGGTGATTGCTTCACGTTTGAAGTAGTCACCGAAGGAGAAGTTCCCGTTCATCTGAAAGAACGTCCCGTGACGAGTAGTCTTTCCGACCTCATCGATGTCACCGGTTCGGATACACTTTTGCACCGACGTTGCACGCGGCCACGGCGCCTTCTGTTCTCCCAGCATGTAGGGAATGAAGGGAACCATACCCGCGATCGTGAAAAGGACAGATGGGTCAGGTGAGATCAACGACGCTGACGGCACAACGTGGTGGTCGCGACTTTCGAAAAACTGCAGCCAGCGATGGCGAATCTCAGCGGTACGCATGATGTCCTCTACTTACGAGCGTGAAAAATGGTTGCCCGCGTGGGGCACTCAACAATACTACGGGGCGGCCTGGTATCACGTGGGGGTCTCGTGGCGTACACCTCATCGATGTGGATGCCAGCGATGTGTGTACTATCAGCACCCGAACTCAAAAAGAATACCCGAGCGCCTCTTCGTCAGGGTCAACGTCGGTGATGTCTGTGTCATTCCCGGGCGAGGGCCGTGCTGCATGCCGGGCACGTCGAGCTCGCATCTCTGCCACGGACTCTTGGGTGTCAGCGAGCAGTTGGTCCATGAGTTCTTTCTCACGAGCCGCGTATGCTGATGAGAAATCTGGTGCGAGACCTTTGACAGCCGTTTCTACTCGGCCAACAACATCGCTCGCGAGGTGTTCGGCTTTTTCTGATACCCCTGCCGGGGTGTACTGACGTGCGACTTGCCGGACCTTGGAGTATGCGTACACACCCACTGCCACACCAATACCGAGCCAAACGATGCGCTTCATCGTTGCTCCTTGGGGTTGCGTCCGCGCATCGTGGACCATGCGCGTCCAGCAGCTTGGCGCACTCCGTAACTGAAGGCCGCTACTTTGACAAGCGGTCCTCCAAACGTTGCCGCATACAAACCGGTGAGAGCGGAAATGTTTTGCGATACTTCAGCCGCTGAGGTGGTGACGGTGTCAACTTTTTCGAGCTGCGCGTTTGCTGAGGTGAGTGTGGCTGCCGATTCGTTGAGGATTGGGATGGTGTGTTCGGCGATTTCTTCGATTGTTGTTGTGGCTGCGTCGAGCACTTTACCCAGTTTGATGAGGGGCACAGCGATCAGCCCCACGAGTGCCACAAACGCGATCGCCGCTATCAACCCGGCAATGTCACCGATCACTTGAACTCCCTTGTCGCAGACATGTTCTTTCCTTCACACACCCTACCTTCCGTGCCCTCTATTCGCTGATGTACACGCAGAAACATGTCAGGCCCCTCGTGAAAACGAGGGGCCTGACATGGTGTTTCATACCGTCATCGACGGGGAAGCATCAGCGTGCGTAGTACTCCACGACCAGGTTCACTTCACACTGGACTGGGATTTCGGCACGTGCTGGCTTACGAGTCAGAACAGCGGTGAGCTTTTCCAACTGGACGTCAAGGTATCCGGGAACCTCTGGGAGGACATCGCGGTGCGCACCGGCGGCAGCAACCTGGTAAGGGGTTGCAGCTTGCATCTTTGGCTTCACCTGGATGGTCTGACCAGGCTTCACACGGAACGATGGGCGGTCCACAAGCTTGCCGTCAACGAGGATGTGGCGGTGAACAACAGCCTGGCGCGCTTGAAGGATGGTGCGGGCGAAACCGGCACGCAACACGAGTGCGTCAAGGCGGGTCTCGAGGAGTTCGACCATGGTTTCACCGGTCAAACCGTCAAGGTGACGGGCCTTGTCGTATGCTGCACGCATCTGCTTTTCACGCAGCGCGTACTGTGCACGCAAACGCTGCTTCTCACGAAGACGCACAGCGTAGTCTGACTCGGTGCGACGGCGTGAACGGCCGTGCTCACCTGGAGCGTAGGGGCGCTTTTCGAAGTGCTTCACAGCCTTTGGGGTCAGCGCAAGACCAAGGGCGCGGCTCAGGCGGACCTGGCGGCGTGAACGAGTCACTGAAGACATGGAGAGTTCCATTCCTGTCG
This window encodes:
- a CDS encoding DUF948 domain-containing protein → MIGDIAGLIAAIAFVALVGLIAVPLIKLGKVLDAATTTIEEIAEHTIPILNESAATLTSANAQLEKVDTVTTSAAEVSQNISALTGLYAATFGGPLVKVAAFSYGVRQAAGRAWSTMRGRNPKEQR
- the rpsD gene encoding 30S ribosomal protein S4 — its product is MSSVTRSRRQVRLSRALGLALTPKAVKHFEKRPYAPGEHGRSRRRTESDYAVRLREKQRLRAQYALREKQMRAAYDKARHLDGLTGETMVELLETRLDALVLRAGFARTILQARQAVVHRHILVDGKLVDRPSFRVKPGQTIQVKPKMQAATPYQVAAAGAHRDVLPEVPGYLDVQLEKLTAVLTRKPARAEIPVQCEVNLVVEYYAR